A part of Methanohalobium evestigatum Z-7303 genomic DNA contains:
- the nifS gene encoding cysteine desulfurase NifS has protein sequence MQNSEEEQKLVYMDHAATTSTDPEVVNAMVPYFTEYFGNPSSPYTIAKESEEAIEKAREKVANAINAKTDRVFFTSGGTESDNWAIKGVAFANKNKGNHIITTAIEHHAVLHPCEWLEKQGFDVTYLPVDKYGRVSVDDVRDAITDQTILITVMFANNEIGTIEPIEEIGEVARENGVYFHTDAVQAIGQLLVDVEDMNIDLLSLSGHKFYGPKGTGALYIKKGVKIDNFMHGGAQEKQRRAGTENVPGIVGLGEAIEHVTSDIENHAKRMQSLRDRLINGLLEIPKTHLCGHPTERLPNNVNIVFEYIEGESILLMLDSYSIAASTGSACTSASLEPSHVLVGCGLPHEIAHGSLRLSLGKENTEEDVDYVLSVVPNIIERLRSMSPMTIK, from the coding sequence ATGCAGAACAGTGAAGAAGAACAAAAATTGGTTTATATGGACCATGCTGCTACTACATCTACAGATCCAGAAGTAGTAAATGCAATGGTTCCATATTTTACAGAATATTTCGGAAATCCATCATCACCATACACCATTGCAAAAGAATCAGAAGAAGCAATTGAAAAAGCAAGGGAAAAAGTAGCAAACGCGATAAATGCTAAAACCGACAGGGTGTTTTTCACAAGTGGAGGGACTGAATCTGACAACTGGGCAATCAAAGGAGTTGCCTTTGCAAACAAAAATAAAGGAAACCACATTATAACTACTGCTATTGAACACCATGCAGTTCTACACCCATGTGAGTGGCTTGAAAAACAGGGGTTTGATGTTACATATCTACCAGTTGATAAATATGGACGTGTAAGTGTAGATGATGTCAGGGATGCAATAACAGACCAGACTATACTTATTACCGTAATGTTTGCAAATAACGAAATTGGTACCATTGAGCCGATTGAGGAAATCGGTGAAGTTGCAAGAGAGAATGGTGTATATTTCCATACTGACGCAGTCCAGGCTATAGGTCAGTTGCTCGTTGATGTAGAAGATATGAACATCGATTTGCTATCATTATCAGGTCATAAATTCTACGGACCAAAAGGCACTGGTGCACTTTACATAAAAAAAGGTGTAAAAATTGACAATTTCATGCACGGGGGAGCACAAGAAAAACAGCGGCGTGCTGGAACTGAAAATGTTCCCGGAATAGTTGGATTAGGGGAAGCTATAGAACATGTCACCAGTGATATAGAAAACCATGCAAAAAGGATGCAATCTCTACGTGATCGCCTTATAAACGGACTTTTGGAAATACCGAAAACACATCTTTGCGGTCACCCAACAGAGAGGTTGCCAAATAATGTTAATATTGTTTTTGAATATATAGAAGGAGAATCAATACTTCTTATGCTTGATTCATATTCAATTGCAGCATCTACAGGAAGTGCATGTACATCCGCATCACTTGAGCCATCCCATGTACTGGTAGGTTGCGGTCTGCCGCATGAGATTGCTCATGGTTCACTTCGTCTCTCACTGGGTAAAGAAAATACCGAAGAAGATGTGGATTATGTGCTTTCAGTAGTA